The Candidatus Methylomirabilota bacterium genome has a segment encoding these proteins:
- a CDS encoding ABC transporter ATP-binding protein — MTAGLLAAESLSRAFGALSALNRVSFEVASRERRAIIGPNGAGKTTLFNLITGQLAPTGGRILLEGRPIQGLSPHAVARRGVSRSFQRNNLFPKLAVLENLRLAAAARAPGTWSLLGRIEGQPGPRARAREVADIVGLTERLAVPAGLLSYGEQRQLEVGVALATSPRLLLLDEPTAGMSPEETQRMTRMLEALPRDVTLLIIEHDMDVVGSLADRVTVLHYGEVLTEGTFAEVKADPRVYEVYLGSA, encoded by the coding sequence GTGACCGCCGGCCTCCTGGCCGCCGAGAGCTTGAGCCGCGCCTTTGGCGCCCTCAGCGCGCTCAATCGCGTCTCGTTCGAGGTGGCCTCGCGCGAGCGGCGCGCCATCATCGGCCCCAACGGCGCCGGCAAGACGACGCTCTTCAACCTGATCACTGGGCAGCTGGCCCCGACCGGCGGCCGCATCCTGCTCGAAGGGCGGCCGATCCAGGGCCTGAGCCCACACGCGGTGGCCCGTCGCGGAGTTTCGCGCTCGTTCCAGCGCAACAACCTGTTCCCGAAGCTCGCGGTGCTGGAGAACCTGCGGCTGGCCGCCGCGGCCCGCGCACCGGGCACCTGGAGCCTGCTGGGCCGAATCGAAGGGCAGCCGGGTCCGCGCGCCCGGGCGCGCGAGGTCGCCGACATCGTCGGCCTCACCGAGCGGCTCGCGGTGCCGGCCGGGCTGCTCTCCTACGGTGAGCAGCGTCAGCTCGAGGTGGGCGTGGCGCTCGCCACCTCGCCCCGGCTTCTCCTGCTGGACGAGCCCACCGCCGGCATGTCGCCCGAGGAGACGCAGCGAATGACGCGCATGCTGGAGGCGCTGCCGCGCGACGTGACGCTCCTGATCATCGAGCACGACATGGACGTGGTGGGCTCTCTCGCGGACCGGGTCACCGTGCTGCACTACGGCGAGGTGCTGACCGAGGGCACCTTCGCCGAGGTGAAGGCCGATCCGCGGGTGTACGAGGTCTACCTGGGCAGCGCCTGA
- a CDS encoding ABC transporter ATP-binding protein: protein MLDVEAIHTYYGDSHVLHGVSLRVARGEAVALLGRNGAGKTTTIRSIVGFTPPRTGRVVFEGRAIERWPSYRIARQGLALVPQGRRIFAPLSVRENLMLGARAEGWTLERVFALFPRLREREGQAGGTLSGGEQQMLAIGRALMTNGRLILLDEPSEGLAPRIVREIGRILQTLKAERLSLLLVEQNYHLALRVADRVYVMNKGQIVYEGPPAALEADEEVKRRYLGVA from the coding sequence ATGCTCGACGTCGAAGCCATCCACACCTACTACGGCGACAGCCACGTGCTGCACGGCGTGTCGTTGCGCGTGGCGCGGGGGGAGGCGGTGGCCCTGCTCGGGCGCAACGGCGCCGGCAAGACCACGACGATCCGCAGCATCGTGGGCTTCACGCCGCCCCGGACCGGCCGCGTGGTGTTCGAGGGCCGAGCGATCGAGCGCTGGCCGTCCTACCGCATCGCCCGGCAAGGCCTCGCCCTCGTGCCCCAGGGCCGGCGTATCTTCGCCCCGCTCTCGGTGCGCGAGAACCTCATGCTGGGCGCCCGCGCGGAGGGCTGGACGCTCGAGCGCGTGTTCGCGCTGTTCCCGCGCCTGCGCGAGCGCGAGGGCCAGGCCGGCGGGACGCTGTCGGGCGGCGAGCAGCAGATGCTGGCCATCGGTCGCGCGCTGATGACCAACGGGCGCCTGATCCTGCTCGACGAGCCCTCGGAGGGACTGGCCCCGCGGATCGTCCGTGAGATCGGACGGATCTTGCAAACCCTCAAGGCCGAGCGGCTCTCGCTGCTGCTGGTCGAGCAGAACTATCACCTGGCCCTGCGGGTGGCCGATCGCGTCTACGTGATGAACAAGGGGCAGATCGTGTACGAGGGCCCGCCGGCCGCGCTCGAGGCCGACGAGGAGGTCAAACGTCGGTATCTCGGGGTGGCGTGA
- a CDS encoding TRAP transporter large permease: MILVTVVFLLLLAIGVPVAVTVGLAGYVGALLAAPAPLAVTVQTILHQVDSFVLLALPLFILAGALMETGGIAHRLVRLAVALVGWVRGGLGMAVVAAEYIFSGISGSTVADVSAVAATTIPGMVRAGYSRELAVAVVAAASAMGILVPPCILMIVIGSVASLSVAALFTAGFLPAVVMAIVLMGYIWRTAGRVGIRAEPRPTLRELGVAFRQALIPLGMPAIIFGGILGGIMTPTEASVLAVLYAAVVGLFVYREIKWKELPAIMMNAAMITGAVGLLLGTAGVVSWFLTVQQMPAAMIRLMTVVPGSSLVFLFLTAAIFIFFGAVIEGLPAVVILLPSLLPVAGGLGIDPIHYAIVIVAAVGIGLFLPPIGVGLFIACGIADLSVDRATRAMLPFVAVLVIGLVIIILVPEITLILPRLFHLL; this comes from the coding sequence ATGATCCTGGTCACCGTCGTCTTCCTGCTGCTGCTCGCGATCGGCGTGCCGGTGGCGGTCACGGTGGGGCTCGCCGGCTACGTCGGCGCGCTGCTGGCGGCGCCGGCGCCCCTGGCCGTGACGGTGCAGACGATCCTCCACCAGGTCGATTCGTTCGTGCTGCTCGCCCTGCCGCTCTTCATCCTGGCCGGCGCGCTGATGGAGACGGGCGGCATCGCGCACCGCCTGGTGCGCCTCGCGGTGGCCCTGGTGGGCTGGGTGCGCGGCGGCCTCGGCATGGCGGTGGTGGCCGCCGAGTACATCTTCTCGGGCATCTCCGGCTCCACGGTGGCCGACGTCTCCGCGGTGGCCGCGACCACCATCCCGGGCATGGTGCGCGCCGGCTACAGCCGCGAGCTGGCGGTGGCGGTGGTAGCGGCCGCCTCCGCGATGGGCATCCTGGTGCCGCCGTGCATCCTGATGATCGTGATCGGGTCGGTGGCCAGCCTGTCGGTGGCCGCGCTCTTCACCGCCGGCTTCCTGCCCGCGGTGGTGATGGCCATCGTGCTCATGGGCTACATCTGGCGCACCGCGGGCCGGGTGGGCATCAGGGCCGAGCCGCGGCCGACCCTCCGCGAGCTGGGCGTGGCCTTCCGCCAGGCCCTGATCCCGCTCGGCATGCCCGCGATCATCTTCGGGGGCATCCTGGGCGGCATCATGACCCCCACCGAGGCCTCGGTGCTCGCGGTGCTCTACGCCGCGGTCGTCGGCCTGTTCGTGTACCGCGAGATCAAGTGGAAGGAGCTGCCCGCGATCATGATGAACGCGGCGATGATCACCGGCGCGGTCGGCCTGCTGCTGGGCACCGCCGGCGTGGTCTCCTGGTTCCTCACCGTGCAGCAGATGCCGGCCGCGATGATCCGGCTGATGACGGTGGTGCCGGGCAGCAGCCTCGTATTCCTGTTCCTCACCGCCGCCATCTTCATCTTCTTCGGAGCGGTCATCGAGGGGTTGCCCGCGGTGGTGATCCTGCTGCCGAGCCTGCTCCCGGTGGCCGGCGGACTCGGCATCGATCCGATCCACTACGCGATCGTGATCGTGGCCGCGGTGGGCATCGGCCTCTTCCTGCCCCCGATCGGCGTCGGCCTGTTCATCGCCTGCGGCATCGCCGACCTGTCGGTCGACCGAGCCACGCGCGCGATGCTGCCGTTCGTGGCGGTGCTGGTGATCGGGCTCGTGATCATCATCCTGGTGCCCGAGATCACCCTGATCCTCCCTCGCCTCTTCCACCTCCTCTAG
- a CDS encoding TRAP transporter small permease, with product MIVDWICLGLMVALVVDVFLGVFSRYVLHATFQWYDEVARLCFVWMVFLGAAVAVRRGAHFRLHLLIDRFGPRLRHAADLAVGLLVLAFGGVLVAGGIAMYPVARRQVTDSLELSMLWFHGALPVGGALMVLFALPQLWRLLRAR from the coding sequence GTGATCGTCGACTGGATCTGCCTGGGGCTGATGGTGGCCCTGGTGGTGGACGTCTTCCTGGGCGTCTTCAGCCGCTACGTGCTGCACGCGACCTTCCAGTGGTACGACGAGGTCGCGCGGCTCTGCTTCGTGTGGATGGTGTTCCTCGGCGCCGCGGTGGCCGTCCGTCGCGGCGCGCATTTCCGCCTCCATCTGCTGATCGACCGCTTCGGGCCGCGCCTGCGTCACGCCGCCGACCTCGCGGTGGGCCTGCTGGTGCTGGCCTTCGGCGGCGTGCTGGTCGCGGGGGGCATCGCGATGTACCCGGTGGCTCGCCGTCAGGTCACCGACTCGCTCGAGCTGTCGATGCTGTGGTTCCACGGGGCGCTGCCGGTCGGCGGCGCGCTGATGGTCCTCTTCGCGCTGCCGCAGCTCTGGCGGCTCCTGCGCGCCCGATGA
- a CDS encoding TRAP transporter substrate-binding protein: MVLRFALVAVVVLGLVAPALAQTVTLKLATIVGNDNPFTTSAYKFKEIAEAKSGGKIKVEVYPAGQLAKNEIVVLEGMQLGTVDIAAVSLPSAGGKFDPRLLAPDVPFLYQNREHVWRVMDSAVGKDMLKYFDPLGAKGFCYGGGFGFRGVLSNKRPVMVPDDLKGQTIRVPPIPTLVEVFKQFGANPVPMIWGEVYMAVRQGTVDGLELPVTTVVSDKFHEITKYYSKTQHSYPAAAWLMAKARYEALPPDLKKVIDETMTASCAQHRQDELKAEVEGLAAMKAKGVQVNDVRDLRLFQERAQPVWKFLEQKAGKELVDRVIAEAKATAK, translated from the coding sequence ATGGTCCTGCGCTTTGCCCTCGTCGCCGTCGTCGTGCTCGGGCTCGTCGCGCCCGCGCTCGCCCAGACCGTCACCCTCAAGCTCGCGACCATCGTCGGGAACGACAACCCGTTCACGACCTCCGCGTACAAGTTCAAGGAGATCGCCGAGGCCAAGAGCGGGGGCAAGATCAAGGTGGAGGTCTATCCGGCCGGCCAGCTCGCGAAGAACGAGATCGTGGTGCTCGAGGGCATGCAGCTCGGCACCGTCGACATCGCGGCGGTGTCGCTGCCCTCCGCGGGCGGCAAGTTCGATCCCAGGCTGCTGGCGCCGGACGTACCGTTCCTCTACCAGAATCGCGAGCACGTGTGGCGCGTGATGGACAGCGCGGTCGGCAAGGACATGCTGAAGTACTTCGACCCGCTCGGGGCGAAGGGCTTCTGCTACGGCGGCGGCTTCGGGTTCCGCGGCGTGCTCTCCAACAAGCGGCCGGTGATGGTGCCGGACGATCTCAAGGGCCAGACCATCCGGGTCCCGCCCATCCCGACCCTCGTCGAGGTGTTCAAGCAGTTCGGCGCCAACCCGGTGCCGATGATCTGGGGCGAGGTGTACATGGCGGTGCGCCAGGGCACGGTGGACGGCCTCGAGCTGCCGGTGACCACCGTGGTGTCCGACAAGTTCCACGAGATCACCAAGTACTACTCGAAGACGCAGCACTCGTACCCGGCCGCCGCGTGGCTCATGGCCAAGGCGCGTTACGAAGCGCTGCCGCCGGATCTGAAGAAGGTGATCGACGAGACCATGACCGCCTCGTGCGCCCAGCACCGGCAGGACGAGCTGAAGGCCGAGGTCGAGGGGCTCGCGGCCATGAAGGCCAAGGGCGTGCAGGTCAACGACGTCCGGGACCTGCGCCTCTTCCAGGAGCGCGCCCAGCCGGTGTGGAAGTTCCTCGAGCAGAAGGCGGGCAAGGAGCTGGTCGACCGCGTGATCGCGGAGGCGAAGGCCACCGCGAAGTAG
- a CDS encoding MBL fold metallo-hydrolase — protein MSWIDPDFPRSATPSDLVGRVLGLNPGMMTGPGTNTYLVGRRYPILIDTGAGEADYPALFQKYLGQRGWRRPERIILTHRHRDHLGGVGQLRELFPGVPVAKMIYRDSGLPDDVEMLRADETVEGDGVSLVPIHTPGHASDHLCFYLKEERALFSGDLILNGSTTVIPDEDGDLALYMDSLRRLQALDIRRIYPAHGAVIEDGPAKIAEFIDHRMLRERQILETLGGGPRAIPEIVKIIYADVSNALHRVAAMSVHSHLRKLRAEGRVREETVAGGPSRWALV, from the coding sequence ATGAGCTGGATCGATCCGGACTTTCCGCGCAGCGCCACGCCGAGCGATCTGGTGGGCCGCGTGCTCGGGCTGAATCCCGGCATGATGACCGGCCCCGGCACCAACACCTATCTGGTGGGCCGCCGCTATCCCATCCTGATCGACACCGGGGCGGGGGAAGCGGACTACCCGGCGCTCTTCCAGAAGTATCTCGGTCAGCGCGGCTGGCGGCGACCCGAGCGCATCATCCTGACGCATCGCCATCGCGATCACCTGGGCGGCGTCGGGCAGCTGCGCGAGCTGTTCCCGGGCGTGCCGGTCGCGAAGATGATCTATCGCGACTCGGGCCTGCCCGACGACGTCGAGATGCTGCGCGCCGACGAGACGGTGGAGGGCGACGGGGTCAGCCTGGTCCCGATCCACACCCCGGGCCACGCCTCCGACCACCTCTGCTTCTACTTGAAGGAAGAGCGCGCGCTGTTCAGCGGCGACCTGATCCTCAACGGCTCCACCACCGTGATCCCCGACGAGGACGGCGACCTCGCGCTGTACATGGACTCGCTGCGCCGGCTACAGGCGCTCGACATCCGCCGCATCTATCCGGCCCACGGGGCGGTGATCGAGGACGGGCCCGCGAAGATCGCCGAGTTCATCGATCACCGGATGCTCCGCGAGCGACAGATCCTCGAGACGCTCGGCGGCGGCCCGCGCGCGATCCCGGAGATCGTGAAGATCATCTACGCCGACGTGAGCAACGCGCTGCACCGCGTGGCCGCGATGTCCGTGCACTCGCATCTCCGCAAGCTCCGAGCCGAGGGTCGCGTGCGCGAGGAGACGGTGGCGGGCGGCCCCTCGCGCTGGGCCCTCGTCTAG
- a CDS encoding amidohydrolase, whose translation MLLTNGRIHTMDADASVVDTLVVRDGRVAFAGRRADVNPAVGEAVLDLGGRRVLPGLVDGHGHLMLLARARLELDLASAGSEEEIARMVAAAAARLAPGEWIGGRGWDQTRWPGQRFPTRASLDRAAPGHPVALVRVDGHATWASGAALERAGITRHSGDPAGGRILRDEHGEPTGVLIDLAQDQIRARVPPPSEARFDAAVEAVIAECLAKGLTGAHEPGLDLSAVASYTRLIGRGRFPFRVFAALSGRKAWGEYRERGAPESVGDGHLTVGALKLWLDGALGSRGAALHAPYCDDPANTGLVLVPPEEVDRLTRDAVSRGFHVWVHAIGDRANTLVLDVFERVLAAGGPPPRLRVEHAQILAPADIPRFARLGVVPSMQPTHCTSDMRWAEERLGAERLAGAYAWRSVLDSGAYIAGGSDFPVEDANPFHGLHAAVTRRPREGDDPGWPLAQRMTREEAVRAFTIWNARSIGRDADQGSLEPGKRADLIALSDDVFTCAEARIAGLAPVLTMVGGVVVHATDQAPGASRSASRIRSASSTSDTSA comes from the coding sequence GTGCTGCTGACCAACGGACGCATCCACACGATGGACGCCGACGCGTCCGTGGTGGACACCCTCGTCGTGCGCGACGGGCGGGTGGCCTTCGCGGGGCGCCGGGCCGACGTCAACCCGGCCGTCGGCGAGGCCGTGCTCGACCTCGGCGGCCGCCGCGTGCTCCCCGGGCTGGTGGATGGCCACGGGCATCTGATGCTCCTCGCGCGCGCCCGCCTCGAGCTGGATCTGGCCTCGGCGGGATCGGAGGAAGAGATCGCCCGGATGGTGGCGGCGGCGGCCGCGCGTCTGGCGCCCGGCGAGTGGATCGGCGGCCGCGGCTGGGATCAGACGCGCTGGCCCGGGCAGCGGTTCCCCACGCGTGCCTCGCTCGATCGGGCCGCGCCCGGCCATCCGGTGGCGCTCGTGCGCGTGGACGGTCACGCCACGTGGGCCAGCGGGGCCGCGCTCGAGCGCGCGGGCATCACGCGCCACTCCGGCGATCCCGCGGGTGGCCGCATCCTCCGCGACGAGCACGGCGAGCCGACCGGCGTCCTGATCGACCTGGCCCAGGACCAGATCCGCGCGCGGGTGCCGCCGCCGTCCGAGGCGCGCTTCGACGCGGCGGTCGAGGCGGTGATCGCGGAGTGCCTGGCCAAGGGGCTCACCGGCGCGCACGAGCCGGGGCTCGATCTGAGCGCGGTGGCCTCGTACACGCGGCTGATCGGCCGCGGCCGCTTTCCCTTCCGCGTGTTCGCGGCGCTCTCCGGACGAAAGGCCTGGGGCGAGTATCGCGAGCGAGGGGCGCCCGAGTCGGTCGGCGACGGCCACCTCACGGTGGGCGCGCTCAAGCTGTGGCTCGACGGGGCGCTCGGCTCGCGCGGCGCCGCGCTGCACGCCCCCTACTGCGACGACCCCGCGAACACCGGCCTAGTGCTGGTGCCGCCCGAGGAGGTGGATCGGCTGACGCGCGACGCGGTGTCGCGCGGCTTCCACGTCTGGGTGCACGCCATCGGGGATCGGGCCAACACGCTGGTGCTCGACGTGTTCGAGCGCGTGCTCGCGGCCGGCGGGCCGCCACCGCGGCTGCGGGTCGAGCACGCGCAGATCCTGGCCCCCGCCGACATTCCGCGGTTCGCCCGCCTGGGGGTGGTGCCCAGCATGCAGCCGACGCACTGCACCTCGGACATGCGCTGGGCCGAGGAGCGCCTCGGGGCCGAGCGACTCGCCGGCGCGTACGCCTGGCGCTCGGTGCTGGATTCGGGCGCCTACATCGCGGGCGGCTCCGATTTCCCGGTCGAGGACGCCAATCCGTTCCACGGCCTGCACGCCGCGGTGACGCGGCGGCCCCGCGAAGGCGACGATCCCGGCTGGCCGCTCGCCCAGCGGATGACGCGCGAGGAGGCCGTGCGCGCGTTCACGATCTGGAACGCGCGATCCATCGGGCGCGACGCCGATCAGGGCTCGCTCGAGCCGGGCAAGCGCGCGGACCTGATCGCCCTCTCCGACGACGTGTTCACCTGCGCGGAGGCGCGCATCGCCGGCCTCGCGCCCGTGCTCACCATGGTGGGCGGCGTGGTGGTGCACGCGACGGATCAGGCGCCGGGCGCGAGCCGCTCGGCGAGCCGGATCAGGTCCGCGAGCTCGACGTCCGACACCAGCGCGTAG
- a CDS encoding zf-HC2 domain-containing protein, with protein MTCHEARDRLLDAQRDRLTPEARAALQAHLHACAACAHEERAEALLTEALEQRLPPHAAPLALKRRLAAGWPTPAVATPGSRRRWPRYLVPAAAMAALLLVALPLVSRRADERDAGRMVAEAVNDHLRILASQHPLDVESGGMHQVKPWFAGRLDFAPVVRFEGDADFPLRGGAVGYYLDRKAAVFVFGRRLHTISLFVFRADGLPWPSQGLQRVGGTQARVTTSRGFTSVLWRDGELGYALVSDVELADLIRLAERLAPGA; from the coding sequence ATGACCTGCCACGAGGCCCGCGACCGGCTGCTGGACGCCCAGCGTGACCGGCTCACCCCGGAGGCGCGCGCGGCGTTGCAGGCGCACCTGCACGCGTGCGCGGCGTGCGCGCACGAGGAGCGCGCCGAGGCGCTCCTGACCGAAGCGCTCGAGCAGCGCCTGCCCCCGCACGCCGCCCCGCTGGCCCTCAAGCGCCGACTGGCCGCGGGCTGGCCCACGCCGGCCGTCGCGACACCGGGGAGCCGACGGCGCTGGCCGCGCTACCTCGTCCCGGCCGCCGCGATGGCCGCGCTCCTGCTGGTGGCGCTGCCGCTCGTGTCGCGGCGAGCCGACGAGCGCGACGCGGGCCGCATGGTCGCCGAGGCGGTTAACGATCACCTGCGGATCCTCGCGAGCCAGCATCCGCTGGACGTCGAGAGCGGCGGCATGCATCAGGTCAAGCCGTGGTTCGCGGGCCGCCTGGACTTCGCGCCCGTGGTGCGCTTCGAGGGCGATGCCGACTTCCCGCTCCGCGGTGGCGCGGTCGGCTACTACCTTGACCGCAAGGCCGCGGTCTTCGTCTTCGGCCGGCGCCTGCACACGATCTCGCTGTTCGTGTTCCGCGCCGACGGGCTGCCGTGGCCGAGCCAGGGGCTGCAGCGGGTGGGGGGCACGCAGGCCCGCGTCACGACCTCCCGGGGGTTCACCTCGGTGCTGTGGCGAGACGGGGAGCTGGGCTACGCGCTGGTGTCGGACGTCGAGCTCGCGGACCTGATCCGGCTCGCCGAGCGGCTCGCGCCCGGCGCCTGA
- a CDS encoding sigma-70 family RNA polymerase sigma factor has translation MAWGERADPGRLGREALAYADTLYHLARYLTRSPTDAEDLVQETYARALGAAHQFTPGTNLKAWLFRILRNTFLSQYRHERHNPTVGGLDTVAPTEPAPAQWLRDDLELDRLRKVVGEEIERALMSLSDEARTVILLDLEGLTESEVAAVVGCAVGTVKSRLARARAALREQLRDYAR, from the coding sequence ATGGCATGGGGGGAGCGGGCGGATCCGGGCCGGCTCGGGCGCGAGGCCCTGGCCTACGCGGACACGCTCTACCACCTGGCCCGCTACCTCACCCGCAGCCCCACCGACGCGGAAGATCTCGTGCAGGAGACCTACGCGCGCGCCCTCGGCGCGGCGCACCAGTTCACGCCGGGCACCAATCTCAAAGCCTGGCTGTTCCGCATCCTCCGCAACACCTTCCTCAGCCAGTACCGTCACGAGCGGCACAACCCGACGGTGGGCGGGCTCGACACGGTGGCCCCGACCGAACCTGCGCCGGCTCAGTGGCTGCGCGATGATCTCGAGCTGGACCGGCTGCGGAAGGTGGTCGGCGAGGAGATCGAGCGCGCGCTCATGAGTCTGAGCGACGAGGCGCGCACCGTGATCCTGCTGGACCTCGAGGGCCTCACCGAGTCCGAGGTCGCGGCAGTGGTCGGCTGCGCGGTCGGCACCGTGAAGTCTCGCCTCGCGCGGGCGCGGGCGGCCCTGCGCGAGCAGCTCCGGGACTACGCGCGATGA
- a CDS encoding cupredoxin family copper-binding protein — protein MGTSKAILTTIVTMAALLLVASVGAAAESAGTRVEIKAHGFDVPELTVPVGTTVTWINHDDDPHTVTSTDNAFRSPGLDTDETWAFTFTRPGTYPYYCTLHPLMTGTVIVRSGS, from the coding sequence ATGGGCACATCCAAAGCAATCTTGACGACGATCGTGACGATGGCGGCGCTGCTGCTGGTCGCGAGCGTGGGCGCGGCCGCGGAGAGTGCGGGCACGCGGGTCGAGATCAAGGCGCACGGCTTCGACGTTCCCGAGCTGACGGTGCCGGTGGGGACCACCGTGACGTGGATCAATCACGACGACGATCCCCACACCGTGACCTCGACCGACAACGCCTTCCGGTCGCCGGGTCTCGACACCGACGAGACGTGGGCCTTCACCTTCACGCGGCCGGGCACCTACCCCTACTATTGCACCTTGCATCCACTGATGACCGGCACGGTCATCGTGAGGAGCGGATCATGA
- a CDS encoding metallophosphoesterase has product MSERVDVDRRAFLQCMAWTGTGLLWSVSGGVLSSRPIGAEAAEAAGPPATFSFAQISDSHLGFKGEANRDVLATFQTAIARIRALDPKPAFLIHTGDITHAQKAGAFDTARQALQSAGVERTFYVPGEHDVFADGGAEYLERFATDPPGRGWQSFDYRGVHFVGLVNVLTYKAGGVGNLGAEQLEWLERDVAGLASSTPIVVFAHVPLWAVYPQWGWVTDDAGRALGYLKRFGSVTVLNGHIHQIMQKVEGNVTFHTARSTAFPQPAPGAAPAPGPMKVPADTLRGVLGIRELTYAAGRDALAVVDPTLA; this is encoded by the coding sequence ATGAGCGAGCGAGTGGACGTCGACCGTCGAGCATTCCTCCAGTGCATGGCGTGGACCGGAACCGGCCTGCTGTGGTCGGTGAGCGGCGGGGTGCTCTCGTCGCGGCCGATTGGCGCCGAGGCGGCGGAAGCGGCCGGACCGCCGGCCACCTTCAGCTTCGCCCAGATCAGCGATTCCCACCTCGGGTTCAAGGGCGAGGCCAACCGCGACGTGCTGGCCACCTTCCAGACCGCGATCGCGCGCATCCGGGCGCTCGACCCGAAGCCCGCGTTCCTGATCCACACCGGCGACATCACCCACGCGCAGAAGGCCGGCGCGTTCGACACCGCCCGCCAGGCGCTGCAGTCCGCGGGCGTGGAGCGCACGTTCTACGTGCCGGGCGAGCACGACGTGTTCGCGGACGGCGGCGCGGAATACCTCGAACGCTTCGCCACCGATCCGCCGGGTCGCGGCTGGCAGAGCTTCGACTACCGCGGCGTCCACTTCGTCGGCCTCGTCAACGTCCTCACCTACAAGGCGGGCGGGGTGGGCAACCTGGGCGCCGAGCAGCTCGAGTGGCTCGAGCGTGACGTCGCGGGCCTCGCCAGCAGCACGCCGATCGTGGTGTTCGCCCACGTGCCGCTCTGGGCGGTGTATCCGCAGTGGGGCTGGGTGACCGACGATGCGGGGCGGGCCCTCGGCTATTTGAAGCGCTTCGGCTCGGTCACCGTGCTGAACGGCCACATCCACCAGATCATGCAGAAGGTCGAAGGCAACGTGACCTTCCACACCGCGCGCTCCACCGCGTTCCCGCAGCCGGCGCCGGGCGCCGCGCCGGCCCCGGGACCGATGAAGGTGCCGGCCGACACTCTGCGCGGCGTGCTGGGCATCCGCGAGCTCACCTACGCCGCGGGTCGCGATGCCCTGGCGGTGGTGGACCCCACGCTCGCGTAG
- a CDS encoding type II CAAX endopeptidase family protein produces the protein MLLVAFFYYSWGSPLGNLQRPEESLERLVSREMDLDQAFQHLPPWERRLYEMTGSDPETFDDAIARFDEFEDDERSARTDLDLVVLLGEAGLLERTGTMIESFEDNDAVAGQYGRWLEAAYLDAPRPEEAVAMAEEIRRELPRDWFTDTLVRRIATRVDDATLQAEAEAGIEERGRSLLVRVRLLTIIGALLLAASAVVLWRLLRGRHGARVASAPLPPPWGIADGLGLFFRSAFAYLLIPAVVVTLLPRTPEGTAIMGLVGGLPMLWWARRYLHARGRTLRGTFGLGLDAPPGAGRRLIAWSLVLLALSIVGESLLSMGLGALGVTSHWADGFLEEFLWGSPATVAAGTLDGVVWAPVFEELAFRGLLFPTLRLRLTGWSAALLSAAIFGIAHGYGVQGFAAVTWSGMIWALGYQRTRSLLPGMLAHAASNLLATASFLLLLRF, from the coding sequence GTGCTGCTGGTCGCCTTCTTCTACTATTCGTGGGGCTCGCCGCTCGGCAATCTCCAGCGGCCGGAGGAGTCGCTGGAGCGGCTCGTCTCCCGCGAGATGGATCTGGATCAGGCCTTCCAGCACCTCCCGCCCTGGGAGCGGCGCCTCTACGAGATGACCGGCTCCGATCCCGAGACCTTCGACGACGCGATCGCGCGCTTCGACGAGTTCGAGGACGACGAGCGCTCCGCGCGCACCGATCTCGACCTGGTGGTCCTGCTCGGCGAGGCGGGGCTGCTCGAGCGGACCGGCACCATGATCGAGTCCTTCGAGGACAACGACGCCGTCGCCGGCCAGTACGGTCGGTGGCTCGAGGCGGCCTACCTCGACGCCCCGCGGCCCGAGGAAGCCGTCGCGATGGCGGAGGAGATCCGTCGCGAGCTGCCCCGGGACTGGTTCACCGACACGCTCGTGCGCCGGATCGCCACCCGGGTCGACGACGCGACCCTGCAGGCCGAGGCGGAGGCCGGGATCGAGGAGCGCGGCCGCTCGCTCCTCGTGCGCGTGCGGCTGCTGACCATCATCGGCGCGCTGCTCCTCGCGGCGAGCGCGGTCGTGCTGTGGCGGCTCCTGCGCGGTCGGCACGGCGCCCGGGTCGCGAGCGCGCCGCTGCCGCCGCCGTGGGGGATCGCCGACGGCCTCGGCCTCTTCTTCCGATCCGCGTTCGCCTATCTGCTGATCCCGGCGGTGGTCGTCACGCTGTTGCCCCGCACCCCGGAGGGCACCGCGATCATGGGGCTGGTCGGCGGCCTTCCCATGCTGTGGTGGGCGCGGCGGTACCTGCACGCGCGCGGCCGGACGCTGCGCGGCACGTTCGGCCTGGGCCTCGATGCGCCGCCGGGCGCGGGCCGCCGCCTGATCGCGTGGAGCCTGGTGCTGCTCGCACTGTCGATCGTGGGCGAGAGCCTGCTCTCGATGGGCCTCGGCGCCCTCGGCGTCACCTCGCACTGGGCCGACGGATTCCTCGAGGAATTCCTCTGGGGCTCGCCCGCCACGGTGGCCGCCGGCACGCTCGACGGCGTCGTGTGGGCCCCCGTCTTCGAGGAGCTGGCCTTCCGCGGACTACTCTTCCCCACCCTGCGCCTCCGCCTCACCGGATGGAGCGCGGCTCTGCTGAGCGCGGCCATCTTCGGCATCGCCCACGGCTACGGCGTGCAGGGCTTCGCCGCGGTCACCTGGAGCGGCATGATCTGGGCCCTCGGCTACCAGCGCACCCGCAGCCTGCTGCCCGGCATGCTGGCCCACGCGGCCAGCAACCTCCTCGCCACCGCCAGCTTCCTCCTGCTCCTCCGCTTCTAG